The stretch of DNA ATGTTAATAAAATTAAACAAGGAGAAATATGGTGGAACTGTCATACTCAAGAAAAATTTGATCGATATCTTCAAAACATTGATGCGCTTTTCCACGACATTCAAACAAAAGGTTATCTTTTAAGCACGGATCAATCAAAAAGAATAGAAGTATATAATGGTAAAGAAGACAAAATATATGAGAGATACGACGAGGTTTTAATTAGTATAGGAAGAGATGGTCATTCTATTTTTCATGACGGGGCACACAGATTGAGCATTGCCAAAATTCTTCGTTTACCCAAAATTCCTGTGATGATTTTGATGCGCCATAAAAACTGGGTTGAGTTTAGAAATAAATTGTTATCTTATTCTAAAATTTTAGGAGGTAAGTTGTATCAGATGGCTTATCATTATGATTTAGATGATATTCCAGCAGAGTACGGTCAGGAAAGGTTTGATTTAATCAAAAATAATCTTTCTGTCATAAAGGGCAGTTTACTTGATATAGGAGCTAATTTGGGATATTTTTGCCATAAATTTGAAGAATTAGGTTTTACTTGCGATGCTATAGAAATAAACCCTCAAGATGTT from Patescibacteria group bacterium encodes:
- a CDS encoding methyltransferase domain-containing protein, which codes for VNKIKQGEIWWNCHTQEKFDRYLQNIDALFHDIQTKGYLLSTDQSKRIEVYNGKEDKIYERYDEVLISIGRDGHSIFHDGAHRLSIAKILRLPKIPVMILMRHKNWVEFRNKLLSYSKILGGKLYQMAYHYDLDDIPAEYGQERFDLIKNNLSVIKGSLLDIGANLGYFCHKFEELGFTCDAIEINPQDVFFMQKLKLANEDKFSIFLGSIFDYKKNEKLKYDIVLALNIFHHFLKRRSTYYQLIELLKRLDCQELFFQTHDPKEKQMAGAFKNYSSREFVEFIIQHSCLTHYSLIKTFDDGRKLYKLQR